From the Labrus mixtus chromosome 17, fLabMix1.1, whole genome shotgun sequence genome, one window contains:
- the pkn3 gene encoding serine/threonine-protein kinase N2 encodes MSGLALQSGNMRRLNEVDILDPEFQQRLEDARTLLRQEIQRELKIKEAAERMRRAVTNRKSAAHVEDQLKASSRKLEKLHWELQELNARSMATEKDSTTGSSDEVDNQSAESCQWEEVTSPLASRVRTLKKQLTMETKVKQGAENMIQTYTNSSVKDRKMMSTAQQMLQDSRTKIELLRMQIIKVSQAKDGEREGSQGQPDVTISSLELRVAELMHHMKIESAVAEGAKNVVRQLSGRKVQDRRILAEAQARMEESSQKVDLLRLSLERRLSELPPDHPKHVEIREELTTGTSPLFGTPKKRSNGPSACPSSSSSSFFKPASITGRLEVCLKGCQDLLESVPGRGRVTGVSANPGHVSDGKSLKVRSGLSGRSANGKSMKAEELSAEVSVVLKLDNRIVGRTHWRPLGNEAWNQSFSIELERSRELEIAAYWRDWRALSGVKFLRLEDFLDNLRHGMCLQLEPQGVLFIEVTFLNPVIERRYKLQRQRRIFPKEKGKDFLRAAQMNMNFATWGRLMMSILPPCSSLEPMSPPLAGPNAGSASSITSPPRVNLNFTEEQAGRSPHGSIKNRDSPMSPPENKSPKPKRQPSIQPTPQRDEGLQMEDFNCISVLGRGHFGKVLLAEYKKSGKLYAIKALKKGDIVTRDEVDSLVCEKRIFEVINVSRHPFLVNLYGCFQTADHVCFVMAYSPGGDLMTHIHTSIFTEKQTLFYCSCVLLGLEFLHQHKIVYRDLKLDNLLMDADGYVRIADFGLCKEGMGHGDRTSTFCGTPEFLAPEVLTDNNYTRCVDWWGLGVLIYEMMVGESPFPGDDEEEVFDSIVNDDVRYPRFLSPESVSLIQKLLQKNPEMRLGAGEEDAAQIKRHKFFQSIDWNALLAKKVKPPFLPVIRAPKDVSNFDEEFTRLKPVLTLPRTTYILTEEQQEIFADFDFSCMR; translated from the exons ATGTCAGGTTTAGCATTACAG AGCGGGAACATGCGAAGGCTGAACGAGGTGGACATTCTCGACCCGGAGTTTCAACAGCGTCTGGAGGACGCTCGCACTCTCCTCAGGCAGGAAATCCAGCGCGAGCTGAAGATCAAGGAGGCGGCCGAGAGGATGCGGAGAGCCGTCACCAACCGCAAGAGCGCAGCACACGTGGAGGACCAGCTGAAGGCCTCGAGCCGCAAGCTGGAGAAGTTACACTgggagctgcaggagctgaacgCCAGGTCTATGGCTACAGAGAAGGACAGCACCACAG GTTCCTCGGATGAAGTAGACAACCAATCGGCCGAGTCGTGCCAGTGGGAAGAGGTCACGTCACCTCTGGCCAGTCGAGTCCGGACCCTGAAGAAACAGCTCACCATGGAAACCAAAGTCAAACAGGGAGCTGAGAACATGATCCAGACCTACACTAACAGCTCAGTCAAG GACAGAAAGATGATGTCCACAGCGCAGCAGATGCTGCAGGACAGCCGCACTAAGATCGAGCTCCTCCGCATGCAGATCATCAAAGTCAGTCAAGCCAAAGACGGAGAGCGGGAAGGCTCACAGG GTCAGCCTGACGTGACCATCAGCTCTCTGGAGCTGCGTGTGGCTGAACTCATGCATCACATGAAGATTGAATCGGCCGTTGCAGAAGGAGCCAAGAATGTGGTTAGACAGCTGAGTGGGAGGAAGGTCCAGGATCGCAGGATACTGGCAGAG GCTCAGGCCCGCATGGAGGAGTCGTCTCAGAAGGTGGATTTGTTGCGTCTCTCTCTGGAGAGGCGTTTAAGCGAGCTGCCTCCGGATCATCCCAAACACGTCGAGATCAGAGAGGAGCTCACGACGGGAACATCTCCTCTGTTTGGAACGCCGAAGAAACGATCCAATGGCCCGTCTGcgtgcccctcctcctcctcctcgtctttctTCAAACCAGCCAGTATAACAG GTCGTTTGGAGGTGTGTTTGAAAGGCTGTCAGGACCTGTTGGAGTCTGTTCCGGGTCGAGGTCGTGTCACAGGCGTCTCTGCAAACCCGGGACACGTCTCAGACGGGAAGTCCCTAAAGGTGAGATCCGGCCTATCAGGACGCAGCGCCAACGGGAAGTCCATGAAGGCCGAAGAGCTCTCCG CTGAGGTGAGCGTGGTGTTAAAGCTCGACAACAGGATCGTCGGTCGAACACACTGGAGACCGCTGGGAAACGAGGCCTGGAATCAGAGCTTCAGCATCGAACTGGAACGG tCCAGGGAGCTGGAGATCGCTGCATACTGGAGAGACTGGCGAGCGTTGAGTGGGGTGAAGTTTCTGCGTCTGGAGGACTTTCTGGATAACCTTCGCCATGGGATGTGTCTGCAGCTGGAGCCTCAGGGCGTCCTATTTATCGAG GTCACATTCCTCAATCCTGTCATCGAGCGGCGCTACAAActccagagacagaggaggatttTCCCAAAAGAGAAAG GGAAGGACTTCCTGCGTGCGGCTCAGATGAACATGAACTTTGCCACGTGGGGACGTTTGATGATGAGCATCCTCCctccctgcagctctctggaGCCCATGAGCCCTCCGTTAGCCGGCCCGAATGCCGGCTCTGCATCCTCCATCACCTCTCCTCCGAG ggtgAATCTGAACTTTACTGAAGAACAAGCTGGCAGATCTCCACATGGCTCGATAAAGAACAGAGACTCTCCCATG TCTCCTCCAGAGAACAAGAGCCCAAAGCCAAAGAGACAACCGTCCATCCAGCCGACACCACA ACGGGACGAGGGGCTTCAGATGGAAGACTTCAACTGTATCTCTGTGCTCGGACGAGGTCACTTTGGAAAG GTGCTGCTAGCAGAATATAAGAAGTCGGGGAAACTTTATGCCATCAAAGCCCTGAAGAAAGGCGACATCGTGACACGAGACGAAGTCGACAG cctGGTGTGTGAGAAGCGGATCTTTGAAGTGATAAACGTCTCCCGCCATCCATTCCTGGTGAACCTGTACGGCTGCTTCCAGACCGCTGACCACGTGTGCTTCGTGATGGCGTACTCACCTGGAGGAGACCTGATGACTCACATCCACACGAGCATCTTCACCGAGAAACAAACCCT attttATTGTTCGTGCGTGCTGCTCGGCCTCGAGTTCCTCCACCAGCACAAAATCGTTTACAG AGATCTGAAGCTGGATAACCTGCTGATGGATGCAGACGGCTACGTCAGGATTGCAGACTTTGGTCTCTGTAAAGAAG GTATGGGTCACGGGGATCGAACCTCCACGTTCTGTGGCACACCCGAGTTTCTGGCCCCGGAGGTTCTGACAGACAACAACTATACCCGCTGTGTGGACTGGTGGGGGCTGGGGGTGCTCATCTATGAGATGATGGTGGGGGAG tCTCCGTTCCCAGGTGACGATGAGGAGGAAGTGTTCGACAGCATCGTCAACGATGACGTCCGCTACCCTCGCTTCCTTTCTCCAGAGTCTGTGTCCCTCATCCAGAAG ctgctgcagaagaaTCCTGAGATGAGACTTGGAGCGGGAGAAGAAGACGCTGCTCAGATCAAAAGACACAAATTCTTCCAG TCGATTGACTGGAACGCTCTCCTGGCCAAAAAGGTGAAGCCTCCATTCCTGCCGGTCATCAGAGCGCCGAAAGACGTGAGCAACTTCGACGAGGAGTTCACTCGCCTGAAACCCGTCCTCACCCTCCCGCGGACCACCTACATCCTCACTGAAGAGCAACAAGAGATCTTTGCTGACTTTGACTTCTCTTGCATGAGATGA
- the zdhhc12b gene encoding palmitoyltransferase ZDHHC12-B yields MFKNVFGSGFLVRTAHVILTWVITLILFLHDTELRKQEETGQLVQPVLFVLLVLVSVLLYFAVSLMDPGFILSDDSDLQFTLGVTEEQQDMIPPSTKSLRQRRCGHCLLQQPMRSKHCQTCQHCVRRYDHHCPWIENCVGEKNHRWFVLYLGVQLLVLLWGLHIAWTGFSFAPTWQLWLRTNATLLTVAVLVALLSLIVLLLLGSHLYLVSLNTTTWEFMSRHRISYLKHCGADENPFDRGTFHNLWGFFCLWGTVVWEQVYFREGSDQV; encoded by the exons ATGTTCAAGAATGTGTTCGGCTCAGGGTTTCTGGTGAGAACAGCTCATGTTATTCTGACATGGGTCATCACGCTCATACTCTTCCTACATGATACAG AGCtgaggaagcaggaggagacGGGTCAGCTGGTCCAGCCCGTGCTCTTCGTCCTGCTCGTGCTGGTGTCAGTGTTGCTCTACTTCGCCGTCTCTCTGATGGATCCAGGATTCATCCTCTCTGATGACAGCGACTTACAG TTCACTCTGGGAGtgacagaggagcagcaggataTGATCCCCCCCTCCACCAAATCTCTGCGTCAGAGACGCTGTGGTCACTGTCTGCTGCAG cagccaatgagaTCCAAGCACTGCCAGACGTGCCAGCACTGTGTGCGGCGGTACGACCATCACTGCCCGTGGATCGAGAACTGTGTCGGAGAGAAAAACCACCGCTGGTTCGTTCTGTACCTGGGCGTTCAGCTGCTGGTGCTACTGTGGGGGCTGCACATCGCCTG GACGGGGTTCAGCTTCGCGCCCACCTGGCAGCTTTGGTTGCGGACTAACGCCACGCTGCTGACGGTGGCCGTCCTCGTGGCCCTGCTCTCCCTCatcgtgctgctgctgctcggctCTCACCTGTACCTGGTCTCTCTCAACACCACCACCTGGGAGTTCATGTCTCGCCACCGCATCTCCTACCTCAAACACTGCGGCGCCGACGAGAACCCCTTCGACCGCGGCACCTTCCACAACCTGTGGGGCTTCTTCTGCTTGTGGGGCACCGTGGTGTGGGAGCAGGTGTACTTCAGGGAGGGCAGCGACCAGGTCTGA
- the uap1l1 gene encoding UDP-N-acetylhexosamine pyrophosphorylase-like protein 1: MLSYEEVQQSLKAAGQTHILQFWSELSDEDRDSFLQDLSQMDLKGLKEHCEGAQRAAQSPPESLDQYLEPVPAESIGSVRKSDKKSLTEWENEGLLQISQNKVGVLLLAGGQGTRLGVQYPKGMYDVGLPSRKTLYQIQAERIHKIQQLAERQQGAECTVPWYIMTSEFTLAPTEAFFKENDYFGLKPSDVVMFEQRMIPAVTFDGKVILQGKGKIAMAPDGNGGLYQALVDNAVLEDMMKRGVEYLHVYCVDNILVKMADPVFIGFCVSRGADCGAKVVEKACPAEPVGVVCRVQGVTQVVEYSEIRPETAELRGPGGELVFSAGNICNHFVSRAFLQDVAEVFKDQLKQHVALKKVPYVDSCGNQVKPTKPNGIKMEKFVFDIFPFSRNFVAFEVVREDEFSPLKNADGASTDSPTTARNSLLNQHCRWAADAGATLTDEQGNTVPPTASFSAGDTPPARCEISPLVSYFGEGLEPLLKGRTLQTPIVLDEKKAKELQAQ, encoded by the exons ATGCTCTCTTACGAAGAAGTACAGCAGAGTCTGAAGGCTGCAGGGCAGACTCACATCCTGCAGTTCTGGTCGGAGCTGAGTGACGAGGACCGGGACAGTTTCCTGCAGGATCTGTCTCAGATGGACCTGAAGGGGCTGAAGGAGCACTGTGAGGGGGCTCAGAGGGCTGCACAGTCCCCGCCGGAGAGTCTGGATCAGTACCTAGAGCCGGTCCCAGCAGAGTCCATCGGCAGCGTGAGGAAAAGTGACAAAAAGAGTCTGACAGAGTGGGAAAATGAAG GTCTTCTGCAGATCTCACAGAACAAAGTGGGAGTCTTGCTTCTTGCCGGCGGTCAGGGGACCCGTCTCGGCGTGCAGTATCCCAAAGGGATGTACGACGTCGGGCTGCCGAGCAGGAAGACCCTCTATCAGATCCAAGCTGAGAGAATTCATAAAATCCAACAGCTGGCAGAGAGACAGCAAGGCGCCGAGTGTACCGTTCCATG GTACATCATGACCAGCGAGTTCACTCTGGCGCCTACAGAGGCGTTCTTTAAGGAGAACGATTACTTCGGTCTGAAGCCGTCAGACGTCGTCATGTTCGAGCAGAGGATGATCCCAGCCGTGACTTTCGATGGAAAGGTCATCCTGCAGGGGAAGGGGAAGATCGCCATGGCTCCAG ATGGGAACGGAGGTCTGTACCAGGCTCTGGTGGACAACGCTGTGCTGGAGGACATGATGAAGAGGGGGGTGGAGTACCTGCACGTTTACTGTGTGGACAACATCCTGGTCAAGATGGCCGACCCCGTGTTTATCGGGTTCTGTGTGAGCAGAGGGGCCGACTGTGGAGCAAAG GTGGTGGAGAAGGCGTGTCCTGCAGAGCCAGTGGGCGTGGTTTGCAGGGTGCAGGGCGTCACACAGGTGGTGGAGTACAGCGAGATCCGACCAGAGACGGCCGAGCTGCGGGGACCCGGAGGAGAGCTGGTGTTCAGCGCCGGAAACATCTGCAATCACTTTGTTAGCAGAGCGTTCCTGCAGGACGTCGCAGA GGTATTTAAAGACCAACTCAAACAACACGTCGCACTGAAGAAGGTGCCCTACGTGGACTCGTGTGGAAATCAAGTCAAACCCACGAAACCAAACGGCATCAAGATGGAGAAatttgtgtttgacatttttccaTTCTCGAG GAACTTTGTTGCGTTTGAGGTTGTGAGGGAGGATGAGTTCTCCCCGCTGAAGAACGCAGACGGAGCGTCGACAGACAGCCCGACCACGGCCAGAAACTCTCTGCTGAATCAACACTGTCGCTGGGCCGCGGACGCAGGAGCAACGCTGACGGATGAACAAGGGAATACTGTTCCTCCTACAGCGAG ttTCTCTGCAGGTGATACTCCTCCGGCACGATGTGAGATTTCACCGCTGGTCTCTTACTTTGGAGAG GGTCTGGAGCCGCTGCTGAAGGGAAGAACTCTGCAGACGCCGATCGTCCTGGATGAAAAAAAGGCCAAAGAGCTGCAGGCTCAGTGA